In Candidatus Atribacteria bacterium, the genomic window ATTAAAGATATTTTAATAATATCTACCCCACAGGATTTGCCAAAATTTAGGGAGCTTTTGGGGGATGGACGAGAGATAGGAATTAGTGTTTCCTATAAAGAACAGCCCAGACCGGAGGGAATTGCCCAGGCTTTTATTATTGGAGAAGAATTTATTGCTAATGACTCAGTGTGTCTGATATTGGGGGATAATTTATTCTATGGCCATAATCTGTCTATGACACTACAAAAGATGACCAACCTTAAAAATGGGGCTTACATCTTCGGTTATTGGGTATCCGATCCCCAAAGATACGGCGTAGTTGGTTTTAATGAAAATAAGGAAGTTTTAAGCATTGAAGAAAAACCAAAAACACCTCGATCAAATTACGCTGTTCCGGGTTTATATTTTTATGATAATACGGTTGTGGATATTGCTAAGAAACTGAAGCCTTCTGCCCGGGGAGAATTAGAGATCACCGATGTGAATTTAACCTATTTAAAGAAAGGAAATTTAAAAGTAGAGATTTTAGGCAGGGGTTATGCCTGGTTGGATACCGGAACTCCAGATAGTCTGATGGATGCCTCCAATTACATTGCTACCATTGAAAGAAGACAGGGATTAAAGATAGGCTGTATAGAAGAGGTGGCTTTCAGGATGGGTTATATTAACAAAGACCAGTTGGAGGAAATCATAGAGAGATTGCCGGCAAATGATTATAGAAAATATTTGGAAGGATTATTAAGAGATAGCCAAAAGCGATTTTACAAGGGGGAGAGAGATGCAATTTAAAAGAGGAGAGATTGAGGGAATAATCATTAAACCATTGACTAAGTTTTCGGATGAAAGAGGTTTTTTAGTTGAGACCTTCAGAATAGATGATCTTCTCGGTGGGCTTAAACCGGCAATGAGCTATATCTCTTCCACTAAACCAGGACTGTCTCGGGGACCTCATGAACATAAGAATCAGACCGATATATTCTACTTCATAGGTCCGGGCAATTTTAAAATAAAGCTGTGGGATAATCGAAAAGGAAGTAAGACTTTTGGATGTTTTATGGAGATAGTCGGAGGAGAAGATAATCCTATCAGGGTGATTGTTCCTCCCGGGATAGTGCATGGTTATAAGAATATCTCTAAAAAAATAGACGGGATAGTGTTAAATTGTCCCGATAAATTATATCAAGGTTGGGACAGAAAAGAAGAAGTTGATGAGATAAGATATGAAGACAAAGAGGATGAATTTTATTTAGATTTTATTAAAGAGGATAAATAATCTATGATCTGGCTTATCGGAAATAAAGGAATGCTGGGTAATGATATAGAAAAATTATTAAAGAAAAGAGAAATGGGGTATTGCGCTAGTGATCGGGAAGTGAATATTATCGATTATAAGGCGCTGGATAAATATGTAAAAGATAAGGAAATAAGCTGGATTATTAATTGCGCAGGATATACCCGGGTAGATAAGGCAGAAGAAGAAATAGATGAGGCTTTTAAGTTAAACAAAGATGGCGTTAGGAATATTGCCTTATTTTCCGCCAAGAAACAAATTAGATTAATTCATATCTCTACAGATTATGTCTTTGATGGCAGACGAAAAGAACATGTCCTTTCTTACACCGAAGATGATCAGACTAATCCTATAAATATATATGGTAAGAGCAAATTAGCGGGCGAAGAGGAGATAAAAGAGATATTAGAGGAATATTTTATCATTCGTACAGCCTGGTTATATGGATTACAAGGGAATAATTTTGTTTATACGATGTTAAAGTTATTTAGAGAAGGCGATTGTGTAAAGGTAGTAGAAGACCAGTGGGGCTCCCCTACTTACACGGTGGATTTAGCAGGAGCTATTTTAAAGATAATAGAAGATGATGCAGTTCGTTATGGAATCTATCATTTTACCAATGAAGGGATAACCAATTGGTATGAATTTGCCAGGGTTATTTATAAAAAAGCTAAAGGATTAGGGTTGATTGAAGGCAAGAAAAAAGTGGAGATACTACCCGTTAAAACTGAGGAATATCCTACAACTGCCAGGAGACCAAGATATTCAGTTTTATCTAAAGAGAAGATAATTAAGGAGTTTAATCTGAAGATTAGAGGTTGGGATAAGGCCTTAGAAGATTTTCTGATATCCCTGAAGGAGAATTGGGAAGGAATAAAAAGTAGGGCAAATAAATGAAAAGAAAATTTAAAAATATTTTAGTTACCGGTGGAGCAGGATTTATCGGTTCAAATTTTATTCATTATCTTTTTGAGAGGACATTTTTTGAAGGTAAAGTTATTAATGTAGATAAAATAACTTATGCCGGCAATTTAGAGAATTTAGCGGAGATTGATAAGAAATACGGTAAGGGGAGATATTTTTTTGAAAAAATAGATATCGGTGATTTTGAGGAGATTAAAAGGATATTTAAGCAATATACTATTGATACCGTAGTTAATTTTGCTGCTGAATCGCATGTAGATAGG contains:
- the rfbA gene encoding glucose-1-phosphate thymidylyltransferase; protein product: MRGIILAGGSGSRLNPLTKVVSKQLIPIYDKPMIYYPLSTLMLAGIKDILIISTPQDLPKFRELLGDGREIGISVSYKEQPRPEGIAQAFIIGEEFIANDSVCLILGDNLFYGHNLSMTLQKMTNLKNGAYIFGYWVSDPQRYGVVGFNENKEVLSIEEKPKTPRSNYAVPGLYFYDNTVVDIAKKLKPSARGELEITDVNLTYLKKGNLKVEILGRGYAWLDTGTPDSLMDASNYIATIERRQGLKIGCIEEVAFRMGYINKDQLEEIIERLPANDYRKYLEGLLRDSQKRFYKGERDAI
- a CDS encoding dTDP-4-dehydrorhamnose 3,5-epimerase; amino-acid sequence: MQFKRGEIEGIIIKPLTKFSDERGFLVETFRIDDLLGGLKPAMSYISSTKPGLSRGPHEHKNQTDIFYFIGPGNFKIKLWDNRKGSKTFGCFMEIVGGEDNPIRVIVPPGIVHGYKNISKKIDGIVLNCPDKLYQGWDRKEEVDEIRYEDKEDEFYLDFIKEDK
- the rfbD gene encoding dTDP-4-dehydrorhamnose reductase; its protein translation is MIWLIGNKGMLGNDIEKLLKKREMGYCASDREVNIIDYKALDKYVKDKEISWIINCAGYTRVDKAEEEIDEAFKLNKDGVRNIALFSAKKQIRLIHISTDYVFDGRRKEHVLSYTEDDQTNPINIYGKSKLAGEEEIKEILEEYFIIRTAWLYGLQGNNFVYTMLKLFREGDCVKVVEDQWGSPTYTVDLAGAILKIIEDDAVRYGIYHFTNEGITNWYEFARVIYKKAKGLGLIEGKKKVEILPVKTEEYPTTARRPRYSVLSKEKIIKEFNLKIRGWDKALEDFLISLKENWEGIKSRANK